The Clostridium septicum genome contains a region encoding:
- a CDS encoding histidine phosphatase family protein yields the protein MYKLELYMLRHGKTIFNEERLYCGTSNPSLSEEGRSELIKLLKDIKYPQCNEYFTSGATRANETFEILYPNEQYEVISGFSEYDFGDFEGKSYEMLKKEKAYIDWITDDLGDVHCPNGESKKIYINRIVNTFKNFIRNCKVKKLQSVMLVSHGGTIGTILELFYDKRKSFYQWQPECGKGYKLTILVSDEIKVEKVEEVK from the coding sequence ATGTATAAGTTAGAATTATATATGTTAAGACATGGAAAAACTATTTTTAACGAAGAAAGGTTATATTGTGGGACAAGTAATCCTTCCTTAAGTGAAGAAGGAAGAAGTGAATTAATAAAGTTGTTAAAAGATATAAAATATCCACAGTGTAATGAGTATTTTACAAGTGGTGCTACAAGAGCTAATGAAACTTTTGAAATCTTGTATCCTAATGAACAATATGAAGTTATAAGTGGATTTTCAGAATATGATTTTGGTGATTTTGAAGGAAAATCTTATGAGATGTTAAAAAAGGAAAAAGCATATATAGATTGGATTACAGATGATTTAGGTGATGTACATTGTCCTAATGGTGAAAGTAAAAAAATATATATAAATAGAATTGTAAATACTTTTAAAAATTTTATAAGAAACTGTAAAGTGAAAAAATTACAATCAGTTATGTTAGTGTCTCACGGGGGAACTATTGGAACAATATTAGAACTTTTTTATGATAAAAGAAAAAGCTTTTATCAATGGCAACCAGAGTGTGGAAAAGGTTATAAATTAACTATTTTAGTAAGTGATGAAATAAAGGTAGAAAAAGTAGAAGAAGTAAAGTAG
- the cbiB gene encoding adenosylcobinamide-phosphate synthase CbiB: MIDLTIGFLLDLIIGDPQNPIHPVRIIGNLCRVLENFFRSIMKKYLKLAGLITWIIVVLAVYFINYIIIKFILNINIVAGVIFSGILIYFCISAKGLKVEGLKVYNYLIKNDIECARKQLSYIVGRDTKSLDKKGIIRAVVETIAENMSDGVIAPLFYAGIGGAPLAMAYKAVNTMDSMFGYKNDKYMEFGFFPAKLDDVFNYIPARITGLLTVLTAFILKLNWKNSFKIYNRDKYNHTSPNSAHPEAAVAGALGIKLGGANYYFGKLVEKPTIGDKLKEIELSDIDSTNKILYGVAILGYILGILINLIWRLL; this comes from the coding sequence ATGATAGATTTAACTATAGGTTTTTTATTGGATTTAATAATAGGAGATCCACAAAATCCTATACATCCAGTTAGAATCATAGGTAATTTATGTAGAGTTTTAGAGAATTTCTTTAGAAGTATTATGAAAAAATATTTAAAATTAGCAGGACTTATAACATGGATTATTGTGGTTTTAGCAGTATATTTTATTAATTATATTATTATAAAGTTTATTTTAAATATTAATATAGTAGCAGGAGTTATTTTTAGTGGAATATTAATTTATTTCTGTATTTCAGCTAAGGGATTAAAAGTAGAAGGATTAAAGGTTTATAATTATTTAATAAAAAATGATATAGAATGTGCAAGAAAGCAACTATCATATATAGTTGGAAGAGATACAAAATCCTTAGATAAAAAAGGTATAATAAGAGCTGTTGTAGAAACTATAGCAGAAAATATGTCAGATGGAGTAATAGCACCTTTATTTTATGCAGGAATTGGAGGGGCACCTCTTGCAATGGCATATAAAGCAGTAAATACTATGGATTCTATGTTTGGATATAAAAATGATAAATATATGGAGTTTGGGTTTTTCCCAGCAAAGTTAGATGATGTGTTTAATTACATACCAGCAAGAATTACTGGATTATTAACTGTGCTTACAGCCTTTATTTTAAAGTTAAATTGGAAAAATAGTTTTAAAATTTATAATAGAGATAAGTATAATCATACAAGTCCTAATAGTGCTCATCCAGAGGCAGCTGTAGCAGGTGCATTAGGGATAAAACTTGGAGGAGCAAATTATTATTTTGGAAAATTAGTAGAAAAACCTACTATTGGAGATAAACTAAAAGAAATAGAATTATCTGATATAGATTCAACTAATAAGATTTTGTACGGAGTAGCTATTTTAGGATATATTTTAGGGATTTTAATAAACTTAATTTGGAGGCTTTTATAA
- the cobD gene encoding threonine-phosphate decarboxylase CobD, translating to MTKSIHGGNTAEISRKYGMHEDEIIDFSANINPLGLNKEVKKAMINAIDKVSKYPDITYYNLKKSISNYECINEENLILGNGAAEVIFNVVRGLNPKRVLIPAPTFGEYEEAVLSIDGEIEYYYLSEENKFNLDGGLIDKIDETIDMVFICNPNNPTGVVTSNKYIEEIAKKALKTKTIVVLDESFLDFVDNSEEFTGKYILNKYNNIIIIKSLTKFFAMPGIRIGYGISNNKSVIEKINKVTVAWSINSVAVDGVIEALMQKEYIEDTKKYLNLQKEYLYNELKSFKDLKVFKPSVNFIMFKVLKNIDFKDYLIKRGILIRSCNNYKGLDNNYYRVAVRTKEENNILIQAIKTVF from the coding sequence ATGACTAAATCTATTCATGGTGGAAATACAGCAGAAATTTCAAGAAAATACGGAATGCATGAAGATGAAATTATAGATTTTTCAGCTAATATTAACCCATTAGGGTTAAATAAAGAAGTTAAAAAGGCAATGATTAATGCAATAGATAAGGTGAGTAAATATCCAGATATAACTTATTATAATTTGAAAAAATCTATAAGTAATTATGAATGTATAAATGAAGAAAATTTAATCTTAGGTAATGGAGCAGCAGAAGTAATATTTAACGTAGTTCGTGGATTAAATCCTAAAAGGGTATTAATTCCGGCACCAACATTTGGGGAATATGAAGAGGCCGTTTTAAGTATTGATGGAGAAATAGAATATTACTATTTAAGTGAAGAAAATAAATTTAATTTAGATGGTGGATTAATAGATAAGATAGATGAAACCATAGATATGGTGTTCATATGTAATCCAAATAATCCAACGGGAGTTGTAACATCTAATAAATATATAGAGGAAATTGCTAAAAAAGCTTTGAAAACAAAAACTATAGTAGTATTAGATGAATCCTTTCTTGATTTTGTAGATAACTCAGAAGAATTTACTGGAAAATATATTTTAAATAAATATAATAATATAATTATAATAAAATCATTAACTAAGTTTTTTGCAATGCCAGGAATAAGAATAGGATATGGGATTTCAAATAATAAAAGTGTAATAGAAAAAATAAATAAGGTTACAGTAGCATGGAGTATAAACTCAGTAGCTGTTGATGGAGTTATAGAGGCTTTAATGCAAAAAGAGTATATAGAAGACACAAAGAAATATCTTAATTTACAAAAAGAATATCTTTATAATGAATTAAAATCTTTTAAGGATTTAAAGGTATTTAAACCATCTGTTAATTTTATAATGTTTAAGGTTCTTAAAAATATAGATTTTAAAGATTATCTAATAAAAAGGGGAATTCTAATAAGAAGTTGTAACAATTATAAAGGACTTGATAATAATTATTATAGAGTTGCAGTAAGAACTAAAGAGGAAAACAATATATTAATACAAGCTATAAAGACAGTATTTTAA